From Bacteroidales bacterium, one genomic window encodes:
- a CDS encoding DegT/DnrJ/EryC1/StrS family aminotransferase, protein MKKLNNSKILVASPLLPDLKLFEQSLKKIWESKWLTNNGDFHKKFEVELCKYLGVKYLSIYTNGTLPILAALQTLKITGEVITTPYSFVATTHALWWNGIKPVFVDIDPVTGNLDPNKIEAAITPKTTAILPVHVYGNPCETKKIKAIADKYGLKVIYDAAHAFGVKVNGKSILNEGDLSTLSFHATKVFSTFEGGALISHNKETKQRIEFLKNFGFANEVTVVGPGINGKMDEARAAYGLLNLRQVDAAIERRKAVAKIYREELKDIRGIRYMSDMKGVRHNYAYFPIFVDEKEFGVSRDALYEGMKKFNVFGRRYFYPLISTFSTYRGLPSATPSNLPVATKLADTVICLPMHHDLSDSDVERVIDSIKKNCKK, encoded by the coding sequence ATGAAGAAGTTGAATAATAGTAAAATTCTGGTTGCTAGCCCATTATTACCAGACTTGAAGTTGTTTGAACAATCTTTAAAAAAGATTTGGGAGAGCAAGTGGCTAACTAATAACGGAGACTTCCATAAGAAATTTGAAGTTGAATTATGTAAATATCTTGGAGTTAAATATCTCTCAATTTATACTAATGGAACTCTGCCAATTCTTGCCGCCTTGCAAACCTTGAAAATTACGGGGGAGGTCATTACTACGCCTTATAGTTTTGTTGCTACGACACATGCGCTTTGGTGGAATGGTATTAAGCCAGTGTTTGTTGATATTGACCCTGTTACAGGTAATTTGGATCCGAATAAAATAGAGGCTGCAATTACCCCTAAGACTACTGCAATTCTTCCGGTTCATGTGTATGGGAATCCTTGTGAAACAAAAAAAATTAAGGCGATTGCTGATAAGTACGGATTGAAAGTTATATATGATGCGGCTCATGCCTTTGGCGTAAAAGTAAATGGGAAATCTATATTAAATGAAGGTGACTTGTCAACGCTTAGTTTCCACGCTACTAAGGTGTTCAGTACCTTTGAAGGAGGGGCGCTTATTAGCCACAATAAAGAGACAAAACAAAGAATTGAATTTCTGAAAAATTTTGGTTTTGCAAATGAAGTTACTGTTGTTGGGCCAGGTATCAACGGAAAAATGGATGAAGCTAGGGCTGCTTACGGTTTGTTGAATTTAAGACAGGTTGATGCTGCAATAGAGAGAAGAAAAGCAGTCGCAAAAATATATCGTGAAGAACTCAAAGATATTCGTGGCATTAGATATATGTCTGATATGAAGGGTGTTAGGCATAACTATGCTTATTTTCCAATTTTTGTTGATGAAAAAGAATTTGGAGTCTCAAGAGATGCTCTGTATGAAGGAATGAAAAAGTTTAATGTTTTTGGCAGAAGATATTTTTATCCTCTGATTAGCACTTTTTCCACATATAGGGGGCTACCTTCTGCAACTCCTTCTAATTTGCCTGTTGCAACAAAATTGGCAGACACTGTGATTTGTCTCCCTATGCATCATGATTTGTCAGATTCTGATGTTGAGAGAGTTATAGATTCTATTAAAAAAAATTGTAAAAAATAA
- a CDS encoding glycosyltransferase, protein MAEGNDILVSISCLVYNQVKFVRQTLDGFVSQKTNFRFEVLVNDDCSTDGTTDIIREYEKNYPDIIKPIYHKENQYSKGIPVSYSNNFNRVKGKYIALCEGDDYWIDPYKLQSQVDFLEANPDYSLTYTDYKTLFQVDGSFRDNNYERENFLHPTFRLHLIHTLYLAPCSWVFRTCDLPALSTRYVDTTYRIMLYFLALKKIKYIDKVTCVYRVLGESASHTPTLKKKYNFLRGLIKTQDECMVLYNAKPELVTEVHYHMYNRIFKLAVAIGDFQFIKLMKEFWSKNKCRNTSDRVYYFLSHFSHILHPFFNCAYNIKTSVKQKLGIKD, encoded by the coding sequence ATGGCAGAGGGTAATGATATTCTTGTAAGTATCTCTTGTCTAGTGTACAATCAGGTGAAGTTTGTACGGCAAACTTTAGATGGGTTTGTCTCTCAAAAAACAAATTTTAGGTTTGAAGTACTTGTTAATGATGATTGCTCTACTGATGGTACCACGGATATAATTAGAGAATATGAAAAGAATTATCCTGATATAATAAAACCAATATATCATAAAGAGAATCAGTATTCTAAAGGAATACCTGTAAGCTATTCTAATAACTTTAACCGTGTAAAAGGCAAATACATAGCACTTTGTGAAGGTGACGATTATTGGATTGATCCATACAAGCTGCAGTCTCAAGTGGATTTTCTTGAGGCAAATCCGGACTATTCTTTGACATATACAGATTATAAAACATTATTTCAGGTTGACGGTTCTTTCAGAGATAACAATTATGAAAGAGAAAATTTTTTACATCCTACATTCCGTCTGCATTTAATACATACCCTTTACCTGGCTCCGTGTTCATGGGTTTTTAGAACTTGTGATTTACCCGCGCTTAGTACCAGATATGTTGATACCACATACAGAATAATGCTTTATTTCCTAGCCCTAAAAAAAATAAAGTACATAGACAAAGTCACTTGTGTTTATAGAGTCCTGGGGGAGAGTGCCAGCCACACGCCAACCTTAAAGAAAAAGTACAATTTTTTGAGAGGACTCATTAAAACCCAAGATGAGTGTATGGTGCTGTATAATGCTAAGCCAGAGTTGGTTACGGAAGTGCATTATCACATGTATAATAGAATTTTCAAATTGGCTGTTGCAATAGGTGATTTCCAATTCATTAAGTTGATGAAAGAATTTTGGAGCAAAAATAAGTGCAGGAATACAAGTGACAGAGTGTATTATTTTTTGAGTCACTTCTCCCATATTCTGCATCCGTTTTTTAATTGCGCCTATAATATAAAAACCTCTGTTAAACAGAAGCTTGGCATTAAAGATTAA
- a CDS encoding SDR family oxidoreductase: MLKKVLVTGGAGFVGSHLCKRLVEEGNYVLCLDNFFTGSRDNVAGLLDNPKFKIVTHDVVNPFHTDVDEIYNLACPASPIHYQYDPIKTTKTSVLGILNMLQLAQDNHAKIMQASTSEVYGDPTQNPQKETYWGNVNPIGTRSCYDEGKRVAETFCMDYFMQYKLRVKIIRIFNTYGPNMDMNDGRVISNFIVQALKGDDITIYGDGSQTRSFQYVDNLIEGMIRVMATPDSFIGPINLGNPHEFTILQLAQKVIEMTGSKSKIVMKPLPQDDPKQRKPDITLAQKTIDYNPDILLEEGLKKTIAYFEKLLSKR, encoded by the coding sequence ATGTTAAAAAAAGTTTTAGTGACCGGCGGAGCCGGTTTTGTTGGATCACATCTTTGCAAGAGACTTGTGGAGGAGGGAAATTATGTTTTATGTCTGGATAATTTCTTTACGGGTTCTAGAGACAATGTTGCGGGACTTTTGGATAATCCAAAGTTCAAGATTGTTACACATGATGTTGTAAACCCTTTTCACACAGACGTTGATGAGATTTATAACCTTGCCTGTCCGGCATCTCCAATTCACTATCAATATGATCCGATAAAGACTACTAAAACTTCCGTTCTTGGAATTTTAAATATGCTTCAGCTGGCGCAAGATAATCACGCAAAGATTATGCAGGCATCTACCAGCGAGGTATATGGTGACCCTACGCAAAATCCTCAGAAAGAGACATATTGGGGCAATGTAAATCCAATAGGAACTCGCAGCTGCTATGATGAAGGGAAGAGAGTTGCGGAGACTTTCTGCATGGATTATTTTATGCAGTACAAGCTTAGAGTAAAGATTATCAGGATTTTCAACACATACGGGCCTAACATGGATATGAATGACGGGAGGGTGATTTCCAATTTCATAGTTCAGGCATTGAAGGGTGACGATATTACAATTTATGGTGACGGCTCTCAGACAAGAAGCTTCCAGTATGTTGATAATCTGATAGAAGGGATGATAAGAGTTATGGCTACTCCCGACAGCTTTATTGGTCCGATTAATCTTGGAAATCCTCATGAGTTTACAATTTTGCAGCTTGCGCAGAAGGTCATTGAGATGACTGGCTCAAAGTCAAAGATTGTGATGAAGCCGCTTCCTCAAGATGACCCCAAACAGAGAAAGCCTGATATTACATTGGCTCAGAAGACTATAGATTATAATCCAGATATACTTTTGGAAGAGGGGTTAAAGAAAACAATTGCATATTTTGAAAAGTTATTATCTAAGAGATAG
- a CDS encoding hybrid sensor histidine kinase/response regulator, whose translation MNINPAEFKILVVDDVVANVILLKALLSREGYKIVTATSGEDAINKLPIEKPDVILLDVMMPGMSGFEVAEKIKKMPEFEDVQIIFLTALNSPADIVKGFKLGANDFVTKPFNREELIIRLTHQISLVAAKRIIEQQTDELKSTISGRDKLYSVIAHDLRSPLGSIKMVLNMLVTTLVPESIGDEMFQLMKEANHIAEDTFSLLDNLLKWTKSQTGKLNIVYLDIDVVDILDDIVEIFKLNAQLKEIQITYKSDVHVTVRTDVDIVKTIMRNLLSNAIKYSNKGTSIDVTTEDSDGFAIVHVADHGLGISKAGQDKLFKQDAHFTTFGTANEEGSGLGLILVKDFVDKIGGKIWFESEEGKGSTFSFSIPKATDTPL comes from the coding sequence ATGAATATCAATCCGGCGGAATTTAAAATTTTGGTTGTGGATGACGTTGTTGCAAATGTTATTCTGCTTAAAGCTCTGCTTTCCAGAGAGGGTTATAAAATAGTTACTGCTACAAGCGGTGAGGATGCTATTAATAAGCTCCCGATAGAGAAGCCTGATGTTATCTTGTTGGACGTAATGATGCCGGGAATGAGCGGCTTTGAGGTTGCGGAGAAGATTAAGAAAATGCCTGAGTTTGAGGATGTCCAAATAATTTTCCTAACGGCGCTTAATTCGCCTGCCGATATTGTTAAAGGATTTAAACTTGGTGCAAATGACTTTGTAACAAAGCCTTTCAACAGAGAGGAGCTGATTATAAGATTGACTCACCAGATTTCATTGGTTGCCGCAAAGAGAATTATTGAGCAGCAAACAGATGAATTAAAGAGCACAATCAGCGGCCGAGATAAATTGTATTCTGTTATTGCGCATGATTTGAGGTCTCCTCTAGGTTCCATAAAGATGGTGCTTAACATGCTGGTTACCACATTGGTACCGGAGAGCATAGGTGACGAAATGTTTCAGCTGATGAAGGAAGCAAATCATATTGCTGAGGATACTTTTAGTTTGCTGGACAATTTGTTGAAGTGGACAAAGAGCCAGACCGGCAAGTTAAATATTGTATATCTGGATATTGACGTAGTTGATATTTTGGACGATATCGTAGAAATCTTTAAGTTGAACGCTCAGCTTAAAGAGATTCAAATCACATATAAGAGCGATGTGCATGTCACTGTCAGGACTGATGTTGACATAGTGAAGACCATAATGAGGAATTTGCTGAGCAATGCTATAAAGTACAGTAACAAAGGAACTAGCATAGATGTCACTACAGAAGATAGCGACGGTTTTGCAATTGTTCATGTTGCTGACCACGGACTTGGAATAAGCAAGGCAGGACAGGATAAATTGTTTAAGCAAGATGCTCACTTTACAACATTTGGAACTGCAAATGAAGAGGGCTCAGGCCTTGGACTTATCCTTGTTAAGGATTTTGTGGATAAGATTGGAGGGAAAATCTGGTTTGAATCTGAAGAGGGAAAGGGCTCAACTTTCAGCTTCTCTATTCCTAAAGCAACTGATACTCCGCTATAA
- a CDS encoding endonuclease/exonuclease/phosphatase family protein, whose protein sequence is MGKKATSYLFYCISIVITILLAAATILSAKTGHFIPQNHPFISMLGPFLIILISADILFLIYWIVRLKWVAVFPLLAIVFSLTYTAAIYYPANNWPIAKKLQKTNITKNISVATDNKTPLNLKVATLNTGEFGGEGLIKNVRSSSDYFCGRKGIPMADAIHYAPDSKPSSPVDILCLEEYAEGWDFGRDSIKKCFSSMPYSCFDNKGDRLVDMAIFSKYPIKRYCFARFPESNYGFIYADIAVDSTRTIRVIAVHLESTGVSDVAANVAYAESTNQQYSRTEMFTKLTDKLKFSSALRGRQTDIICNIVKKSPYPVLLMGDFNDTPNSYAYVNCTKLLTDTFRECGKGYAYSYRHFKKVFRIDYIFHSPEFKGVNYFSPDGPWSDHNAVIAEYQLL, encoded by the coding sequence ATGGGCAAGAAAGCAACCAGTTATTTGTTTTACTGCATCTCTATTGTAATCACAATATTGCTTGCCGCAGCAACAATTTTATCTGCCAAAACAGGGCACTTTATACCGCAGAATCACCCCTTCATATCCATGCTGGGGCCATTCCTGATAATATTAATATCCGCAGATATTTTATTTCTTATCTATTGGATTGTAAGGCTTAAATGGGTTGCCGTTTTTCCTCTGCTTGCCATAGTTTTCAGCCTGACATATACTGCTGCAATTTATTATCCCGCAAACAATTGGCCAATTGCCAAAAAACTGCAAAAGACAAATATTACAAAAAATATATCCGTCGCGACAGATAACAAAACACCTCTAAATCTTAAAGTTGCCACTCTTAATACAGGTGAATTTGGAGGAGAGGGACTAATAAAAAATGTCAGGAGTTCCTCCGATTATTTTTGCGGAAGGAAAGGGATTCCAATGGCAGATGCAATCCATTATGCCCCGGACTCCAAGCCATCATCTCCTGTTGACATTTTGTGCCTGGAGGAGTATGCAGAGGGTTGGGATTTTGGCAGAGACAGTATCAAAAAATGCTTTAGCTCAATGCCTTACAGCTGTTTTGACAACAAGGGAGACAGACTTGTAGATATGGCTATCTTTAGCAAATACCCGATAAAGAGATATTGCTTTGCAAGATTTCCGGAATCAAATTACGGTTTTATTTATGCAGATATAGCTGTTGACAGCACCAGAACAATCCGCGTAATTGCAGTGCATTTAGAATCAACCGGAGTTAGCGATGTTGCGGCAAATGTTGCTTATGCAGAGAGTACAAACCAGCAATACAGCAGGACAGAAATGTTCACAAAACTTACTGATAAACTTAAGTTTAGCTCCGCTTTGCGCGGACGCCAGACAGACATAATCTGCAACATTGTAAAGAAATCTCCGTATCCGGTTCTGCTGATGGGAGACTTTAATGACACTCCAAATTCTTATGCTTATGTTAATTGCACAAAACTTTTAACGGATACATTCAGAGAGTGCGGCAAAGGCTACGCCTATTCATACAGACATTTCAAGAAAGTTTTCCGCATAGATTATATATTCCACTCTCCTGAGTTCAAGGGAGTTAACTATTTCTCTCCCGACGGTCCGTGGAGCGACCACAATGCGGTTATAGCGGAGTATCAGTTGCTTTAG
- a CDS encoding response regulator codes for MANTPGNRRSELVDSEKDFFSLLYAACRKMENKINIITEFSNLLVTSSDSEERETYAHELVMKSAETRLLLSDLKDIINISTGKDVNIPAPVDVDALLNELIFVNRSQIKSDKVTLNYKGGYGRPFVINTISKRITKIINNLISNSIHYTEQGSINVGFKVKGCDKLYFYVEDTGKGISAENLKSIFDDFFRLDRTVAGTGLGLTICRILVKEFGGELGAESELNKGSKFWFTIPYESSDKESTIIMETEAEDVEVKKPFNGGMPKVLVAEDDSANYFLFESILKNNYLLVHAANGLEAVEMHKKEKPDIIIMDVKMPVMDGFQAITEIRKIDKDIPIIAATAYALPEVEEKLYACGANDYIVKPLSPSDLRSKLQKIVENGKKNI; via the coding sequence ATGGCAAATACACCCGGAAATAGGCGCTCTGAGCTGGTTGATTCTGAGAAAGATTTCTTCTCCCTCCTTTATGCCGCATGCAGAAAGATGGAGAACAAGATTAATATTATTACAGAGTTTTCCAACCTGCTGGTGACTTCCTCTGATTCTGAAGAGAGGGAGACTTATGCTCATGAACTTGTTATGAAAAGTGCTGAGACCAGATTGCTTCTATCTGATTTAAAGGATATTATTAATATTTCTACGGGCAAGGATGTTAATATACCTGCGCCGGTGGATGTTGATGCTTTGCTTAATGAACTTATCTTTGTAAACCGCTCTCAGATTAAAAGCGACAAGGTTACATTAAATTACAAGGGAGGGTATGGAAGACCTTTTGTCATCAATACAATATCTAAGCGTATCACAAAGATTATCAATAATTTAATCTCAAATTCCATTCATTATACGGAGCAGGGAAGCATTAATGTTGGCTTTAAGGTAAAGGGTTGCGATAAGTTATACTTTTACGTAGAGGATACGGGCAAGGGCATTTCAGCTGAAAATCTTAAATCAATTTTTGATGATTTTTTCAGGCTGGACAGGACAGTCGCCGGCACCGGCCTCGGGCTTACAATATGCAGAATCCTTGTTAAGGAATTTGGGGGAGAACTGGGGGCTGAATCAGAATTGAATAAGGGTTCAAAATTCTGGTTTACAATACCTTATGAATCATCTGATAAAGAGAGTACCATAATTATGGAGACCGAGGCGGAGGACGTAGAGGTTAAGAAACCTTTTAACGGCGGGATGCCAAAGGTTTTAGTTGCGGAGGATGATTCTGCTAATTATTTCTTGTTTGAATCTATCTTAAAGAACAACTATTTACTTGTACATGCTGCCAACGGCCTGGAGGCTGTTGAAATGCATAAGAAGGAGAAGCCTGACATTATCATCATGGATGTTAAAATGCCTGTGATGGATGGTTTCCAGGCTATTACAGAGATAAGAAAAATTGATAAGGATATTCCTATTATAGCTGCCACAGCTTATGCGTTGCCGGAGGTTGAGGAAAAATTGTATGCCTGCGGTGCAAACGATTATATTGTAAAGCCGCTAAGTCCTTCTGATTTAAGGAGCAAGCTGCAGAAAATTGTAGAGAACGGCAAGAAAAATATTTGA
- a CDS encoding DUF4290 domain-containing protein → MDNKDYNTQRPKLIMPEYGRHVQDMIDYVTAIPDKKKRDEQIQAVVAVMGTLNPQLRDIVDFRHKLWDHVQIISDFKIDIDSPYPIPTRETIGTKPNAIPLQKKPIRAACYGRNIQNMIDLIASRPDDEVKKYMIKVIASYMKQQYLIWNKDSVSEETIYADIHMLSGGQITVPSDIHIGMGQVDSNARNPRSGNNQNSNRNSGPHKKGKQGGKKWKKNNQQ, encoded by the coding sequence ATGGATAATAAAGATTATAATACTCAGCGACCCAAGCTAATTATGCCGGAGTACGGGAGACATGTGCAGGACATGATTGACTATGTAACTGCCATTCCGGATAAGAAGAAAAGGGATGAACAGATTCAGGCTGTTGTTGCAGTTATGGGAACGCTAAACCCGCAATTGAGAGATATTGTGGACTTTAGGCATAAGCTTTGGGATCATGTGCAGATAATTTCAGATTTTAAAATTGATATAGATTCTCCATATCCAATTCCTACCAGGGAAACTATCGGGACCAAACCAAATGCTATTCCGCTCCAGAAGAAGCCTATAAGAGCTGCCTGCTATGGCCGCAATATCCAGAATATGATAGACTTGATAGCTTCCAGACCTGATGATGAGGTTAAGAAGTACATGATTAAGGTGATTGCTTCTTATATGAAGCAGCAGTACTTAATTTGGAATAAAGACTCTGTTTCCGAGGAGACTATTTATGCGGATATTCATATGTTGTCCGGCGGACAAATAACGGTACCTTCTGATATTCACATTGGTATGGGGCAGGTGGATAGCAATGCCCGCAATCCGAGAAGCGGCAACAATCAGAACAGCAATAGAAATTCCGGCCCCCATAAGAAGGGAAAGCAGGGAGGAAAAAAGTGGAAGAAAAATAATCAGCAGTAA
- a CDS encoding DNA translocase FtsK, whose product MRLSKKKREEEEIKQELAVPQKKDGIYLICGLVSLAIAVYTLIAIISYIFTWAQDQSVFSNDDVFNSLIDVENGGGKIGLYWANFLVSKLFGLGAFIIPFFFFGVALFCLKIKKVKLMRLFFVTIFGCILISVVFSFIFSFTGIDRWFGTGAGGSYGYYINNWLKTMVGVPGTSVILVIATIGWLIMINRSYIKRIGDRISDVGTKVVDTAKAPFENNPDSSEQSEEESGDGGEADAEEDDGTESEEAETETEEDAAGAKTNGGRPEPEISLVDNTVKPAAAPFTAAPANEVVEKQSVPEPEANEPDDVEMEVTGGNEAGLAGHYTEGELKTLFDPRLELPRYKAPSLDLLESYKDKWYEVSKDELERNKRQIVSTLSNYKIGITKISVRIGPTVTLYEIVPAPGVRVSQIKKLEEDIQLSLAAHGVRVVTLPGTNAVGIEVANEKPSIVSMLSCLEYLLAQRKEADTKEAKYELPVAIGKTIKNEVYTFDLTKMPHLLIAGATGQGKSVGLNALIASILYTKHPSEVKFVLVDPKRVELSLYSKLEKFFLAKLPDSDDAVITDTKKVVYTLRSLCSEMDSRYELLQKAGVRNIKEYNEKFLQRRLNPLKGHRYLPYIVVVIDEYGDLLLTAGKDIEIPLTRLAQLARATGIHLVIATQRPTTTIITGNIKANFPARIAFMVRSSIDSRTILDETGANQLIGRGDMLFATGSDVVRIQCALIDTKEVEKVVDFISGQVGYASALYLPEVQEDDEDGGGQGSVQVGETDLRKRDELFDDTARLMVISGQASASLIQRKMNLGYNRASRLIDQLEKAGIVGPADGSKPRQVLVPDLISLDDKLEEIKKEYS is encoded by the coding sequence ATGAGATTAAGCAAAAAAAAGAGAGAAGAAGAGGAGATAAAACAAGAGCTTGCCGTTCCTCAAAAAAAGGATGGCATATATCTTATTTGCGGTCTAGTCTCCTTAGCAATAGCTGTTTACACGCTTATTGCAATTATATCATACATTTTTACATGGGCGCAAGACCAGAGCGTTTTTTCTAATGATGATGTTTTTAATTCTCTGATAGATGTAGAAAACGGCGGCGGAAAAATTGGACTGTACTGGGCCAATTTCCTTGTCTCTAAATTGTTCGGACTTGGAGCATTTATTATTCCGTTTTTCTTCTTTGGAGTTGCGCTGTTCTGTCTTAAGATAAAGAAAGTCAAGCTAATGCGGCTTTTCTTTGTTACAATTTTCGGATGTATTCTAATCTCTGTTGTGTTCTCATTCATCTTCTCCTTTACAGGTATTGACAGATGGTTTGGGACAGGTGCGGGAGGTTCATACGGCTATTATATAAACAACTGGCTTAAGACAATGGTGGGAGTTCCGGGTACTTCCGTTATTCTGGTTATTGCTACAATTGGCTGGTTGATAATGATTAACAGAAGCTACATCAAGCGCATTGGAGATAGAATTTCTGACGTCGGGACAAAGGTGGTTGATACTGCAAAGGCTCCGTTTGAGAATAATCCCGACAGCTCTGAACAATCTGAAGAAGAGAGCGGAGATGGCGGAGAGGCTGATGCTGAGGAGGATGATGGTACTGAGAGCGAGGAGGCTGAAACGGAAACGGAAGAAGATGCTGCCGGAGCAAAAACAAACGGCGGGAGACCTGAACCTGAGATTAGTCTTGTTGATAATACGGTTAAACCTGCAGCAGCTCCTTTTACAGCTGCTCCTGCAAATGAAGTGGTTGAGAAACAGAGCGTTCCTGAGCCTGAAGCTAATGAGCCTGACGATGTTGAGATGGAGGTAACCGGCGGCAATGAGGCCGGACTTGCCGGACATTACACAGAAGGAGAACTTAAAACTCTATTTGATCCGCGGCTGGAACTCCCTAGATATAAGGCTCCTTCGCTTGATTTGCTGGAGAGTTATAAGGATAAGTGGTATGAGGTTTCCAAAGATGAATTGGAGAGAAATAAGAGGCAAATTGTTAGCACTCTTTCTAATTATAAGATAGGAATCACAAAAATTTCTGTTCGCATAGGTCCTACAGTTACTCTGTATGAGATAGTTCCGGCACCGGGCGTTAGAGTCTCCCAGATTAAGAAGCTGGAGGAGGACATTCAGCTCTCCCTTGCTGCTCATGGAGTTAGAGTTGTTACATTGCCGGGTACTAATGCTGTTGGAATAGAAGTTGCGAATGAGAAACCTAGCATAGTTTCCATGCTTTCATGTCTTGAGTATTTGCTGGCTCAAAGAAAGGAGGCTGATACCAAAGAGGCGAAGTATGAATTACCTGTCGCGATAGGTAAAACTATTAAAAATGAGGTATATACGTTTGACCTTACAAAGATGCCGCACCTTCTTATTGCAGGTGCGACAGGCCAGGGAAAGTCCGTTGGACTTAACGCTCTTATTGCCTCAATTTTATATACAAAGCATCCTTCAGAAGTTAAGTTTGTTCTTGTAGATCCAAAGAGGGTAGAACTTTCTCTCTATTCAAAACTTGAAAAATTCTTCCTGGCAAAGCTTCCTGATTCTGATGATGCTGTCATAACAGACACAAAAAAAGTAGTTTACACGTTGCGCTCTTTGTGTTCAGAGATGGACAGCCGTTATGAACTTTTGCAAAAAGCGGGTGTCAGAAATATAAAGGAGTATAATGAGAAGTTCTTGCAGAGAAGACTTAATCCTTTAAAGGGACACAGATATCTTCCTTATATTGTGGTTGTTATAGATGAGTACGGAGATTTGCTTCTGACTGCAGGAAAAGATATAGAGATACCTCTTACCAGACTTGCTCAGCTTGCGCGTGCAACCGGAATTCATTTGGTCATTGCAACTCAAAGACCTACGACAACTATCATAACCGGCAATATAAAGGCAAACTTCCCGGCTCGTATAGCTTTCATGGTCCGCTCTTCAATTGACTCCAGGACTATATTGGATGAAACCGGTGCTAATCAGCTGATTGGACGCGGCGATATGTTGTTTGCAACGGGCAGCGATGTTGTGAGAATTCAGTGTGCTCTCATAGATACAAAAGAGGTTGAGAAAGTTGTGGACTTTATTTCCGGACAGGTAGGATATGCAAGCGCTCTATATTTGCCTGAAGTGCAGGAAGATGATGAGGATGGCGGCGGACAGGGCTCAGTCCAGGTAGGTGAGACTGATTTGAGAAAAAGAGATGAATTATTTGATGATACCGCAAGATTGATGGTAATCAGCGGACAGGCTTCTGCCTCTCTGATTCAGAGAAAAATGAATCTTGGATACAACAGGGCTTCCAGACTAATTGACCAGCTGGAAAAGGCGGGCATTGTTGGTCCTGCCGATGGCAGCAAGCCAAGACAAGTTTTGGTACCGGATTTGATATCATTGGATGATAAATTGGAAGAGATAAAAAAAGAGTATAGTTAA